One genomic segment of Aliarcobacter cibarius includes these proteins:
- a CDS encoding [protein-PII] uridylyltransferase family protein, which yields MHSKLSNEFEVAKNFKQKYKNYLNFSNKKITKDFCSNHTKKTDHFIFEIYNFILKKYFSDFLPNLNQIPICFVALGSYGREELCVYSDIDIMILYKNIPAYNAEKIIENFVSFAWDCGLSLGLRVVNIDELNKISLDDITIKTSFLESRFIFGSKNLYSSYEKSLEEIRTDKKELFLQAKLLERKNRLLKYPLSMQVNLKDGYGAIREANMLWWITNIIYGVKKTKDLVGKKFTNAEYKSYKNSINFVFLVRNTLHLVAKKKLDIITYDILPELSSRLNFSNEFIFMKTLFQDLHNIHNFSANIIKKIFNTISFKTENIIELKKYRFKKNVYICEQTVYCSQNRKILTLKELIKELLNFPKEVNNFDRSYIYFTSKTKIEPLDKKLVYNLLCNSNLYIILKLLYNANIINFVIPTFKQISNLPQFDGFHIHPVDIHTLNTLKFSYDIEDDFIRNLFNKFSIQQKIMLRLLCLFHDIGKGRKTDHHILGENIFKRFLKSLDFDDEFIKTGANIVKYHNLMIKTASNEDIYSQKTVLNFIGLFKNIKEIQLLYVLSYCDICAVDKKYFTSSISKLLVQLYNQCYLAFSNKDLIKESSRRAFRLNKIKTLEKYKILPNSLKRKIPQIASNQIFLRLKSEDILDIAIKSQDVETYSFEIINDDFLKLRIIRKISLNLGYLLGKLQYLNMSSMNIFKLYDEKKIFEISFSKPALEEELYLIEEIVNASFDMNKQITLKKPLILKNDIKIDFNHSENLASMKINAKDQKGLFAYIAKVFDDYHIDIESAKLLTRKNFAKDLLLIEKNENFSENISKIVEILTDS from the coding sequence TTGCACAGTAAATTATCAAATGAATTTGAAGTTGCAAAAAACTTCAAACAAAAATATAAAAATTATCTAAACTTTTCAAATAAAAAAATAACAAAGGATTTTTGTTCAAATCACACAAAAAAAACTGACCACTTTATATTTGAAATATATAATTTTATTTTAAAAAAATATTTCTCAGATTTTTTACCAAACTTAAATCAAATACCTATATGTTTTGTAGCCTTGGGTTCTTATGGAAGAGAAGAATTATGTGTTTATTCTGATATAGATATTATGATCTTATACAAAAATATTCCTGCTTATAATGCTGAAAAAATAATTGAAAATTTTGTATCTTTTGCTTGGGATTGTGGATTAAGTCTTGGGCTTAGAGTAGTTAATATAGATGAATTAAACAAAATCTCTTTAGATGATATTACTATTAAAACATCTTTTTTAGAATCAAGATTTATATTTGGTTCAAAAAATTTATATTCAAGTTACGAAAAAAGTTTAGAAGAAATCAGAACAGATAAAAAAGAATTATTTTTACAAGCTAAACTTCTTGAGAGAAAAAATAGACTTCTTAAGTATCCTTTATCAATGCAAGTAAATTTAAAGGATGGTTATGGTGCAATCAGAGAAGCAAATATGCTTTGGTGGATTACAAATATAATTTATGGAGTAAAAAAAACAAAAGATTTAGTAGGTAAGAAATTTACAAATGCAGAATATAAAAGTTATAAAAACTCTATAAATTTTGTATTTTTAGTAAGAAATACTCTACACTTAGTAGCGAAAAAGAAACTAGATATTATTACTTATGACATTTTACCAGAGCTTAGTTCTAGACTAAATTTTTCAAATGAATTTATATTTATGAAAACTTTATTTCAAGACTTGCACAATATCCATAATTTTAGTGCCAACATAATAAAAAAGATTTTTAATACAATCTCTTTTAAAACAGAAAATATAATAGAACTCAAAAAATATAGATTTAAAAAGAATGTATATATTTGTGAACAAACAGTATATTGTTCACAAAATAGAAAAATATTGACTCTTAAAGAACTTATAAAAGAACTACTTAATTTTCCAAAAGAAGTAAATAATTTTGATAGAAGTTATATATATTTTACAAGTAAAACAAAAATAGAACCTCTTGATAAAAAACTAGTTTACAATCTACTTTGTAACTCAAATTTGTACATAATTTTAAAACTATTGTACAATGCAAATATTATAAATTTTGTAATTCCCACTTTCAAACAAATATCAAATCTTCCACAATTTGATGGTTTCCACATCCATCCTGTAGATATTCACACTTTAAATACTCTAAAATTTTCTTATGATATAGAAGATGATTTTATAAGAAATTTATTTAACAAATTTTCTATTCAACAAAAAATAATGTTAAGACTCTTATGCTTGTTTCATGATATAGGTAAAGGTAGAAAAACAGACCATCATATTTTAGGTGAAAATATTTTTAAAAGATTTCTAAAATCTTTAGATTTTGATGATGAATTCATAAAAACTGGTGCTAATATTGTGAAATATCATAATCTAATGATAAAAACGGCCTCAAATGAAGATATATACTCACAAAAAACTGTTTTAAACTTTATTGGACTTTTCAAAAATATAAAAGAGATTCAACTCTTATATGTTTTAAGTTATTGCGATATATGTGCTGTTGATAAAAAATATTTCACGTCATCAATCTCAAAACTTTTAGTTCAACTTTATAATCAATGTTATTTAGCTTTTTCAAATAAGGATTTAATTAAAGAGAGTTCAAGAAGAGCATTTAGATTAAATAAAATTAAAACTCTAGAAAAATATAAAATACTTCCAAATTCATTAAAAAGAAAAATTCCTCAAATAGCTTCAAATCAAATATTTTTACGACTTAAAAGTGAAGATATTTTAGATATTGCAATAAAATCTCAAGATGTTGAAACTTACTCTTTTGAAATTATAAATGATGATTTCCTAAAACTTAGAATTATTAGAAAAATCTCACTAAATCTTGGTTATTTACTTGGGAAATTACAATATTTAAATATGAGCAGTATGAATATTTTTAAACTCTATGATGAAAAGAAAATATTTGAAATATCTTTTTCAAAACCAGCATTAGAAGAGGAATTATATTTAATAGAAGAGATTGTAAATGCTTCTTTTGATATGAATAAACAAATTACACTAAAGAAACCTCTAATTTTAAAAAATGATATAAAAATCGATTTTAACCATAGTGAAAATTTAGCTTCTATGAAAATAAATGCAAAAGATCAAAAAGGTCTTTTTGCGTATATTGCAAAAGTTTTTGATGATTATCATATAGATATTGAAAGTGCAAAACTTCTGACTAGAAAAAATTTTGCAAAAGATTTACTACTCATAGAAAAGAATGAGAATTTTTCTGAAAATATCTCCAAAATAGTAGAGATACTTACAGATTCTTAA
- a CDS encoding acyl-[ACP]--phospholipid O-acyltransferase: MQKITDIFVIKMAFLFVVFCNAFVDVTHKVLLQNIAFKVFDGSTQVIWISIINALIIIPFLLLFTFSGYLSDKYNKRDILIYGALSSLLLSTLVIFAYSTNNFYFAMFTLFLLAVQSAIYSPAKFGIIMDIYGKKYLSRGNAALQSISIIAILFAIGTASYFFESFYISNNLHLLQSKEELMEAIKPLTYYILFVAFLEMFVSFVFLRRVVTTYNSNSNLVLNKKALFQGKLLIENIKLIKEKDVIFLSVIGLSVFWGVSQATMAVFPSYAKMYLHIDNTFIINGVIAASGIGIAMGSILYAKISRHYIELGTIPLAAFGMALTLYISTVVNTPFMLALNFLFFGLFGGLFIVPLNSLIQFNAKKKILGTILAGNNWFHSLAMFFMLALTTFVSFYNLDPLKTLYLILFIIIVGTLYTVVKLPQSLVLLFLKFIVGLRYKLEINGIKNIPSNGGVLLLGNHISWIDWAIILMSVPREVKFVIFKPIYEKWYLTWLFKLIHAIPISSTVNRTTIKTIASELDAGNVVVLFPEGTISRNGHLGEFKRGFEKVLESCSTDVKVIPFYLRGLWETMFSRANKKFKESKKTNIVTVCFGRIMSKENANVQSVKNEVFALSSIAWREHIKELKPLNEIIFKSLKDSSNRTIFTDSTGITLSGTKFLTVTVLFKNIFKKRLNSNNIGILLPTSSAGAFINYMILLMGKIAINLNFTASIESLKLSIKKSDIKVIITSKRFIDKLESRGIKISEIFFDIEVLFLEEEQKKITKIESIFVYFSIKLLPTFLLKLMYLKKTSKDATSIILFSSGTEGTPKGIELSGDNILGNAEQIANILNVNDDDVILGSLPLFHAFGIVVTTFLPLIQGIKCAAFADPTDGLGIAKMVSRERVSIMCGTSTFFRLYTKNTKIHPLMFDSLRLVVAGAEKLREDVRFEFKKRFGKDILEGYGTTETSPVATCNLPDKISEDFEVQVGQKIGTVGMAIPGTDIKVVDQITFEELKIGEEGMVIISGIQVMKGYLKDEEKTSKVLKKLKNRTYYITGDKGRLDTDGFLTIVDRYSRFAKIGGEMISLGAVEEKISKILGDNSIDFIALAKSDEKKGEKIVLLVSNISLELIDSLKQRMIKEFDNKLMIPETIKLVDDIPKLGSGKKDYVKAKELLDSL; the protein is encoded by the coding sequence ATGCAGAAAATAACGGATATTTTTGTGATAAAAATGGCATTTTTATTTGTGGTTTTTTGCAATGCATTTGTTGATGTAACACATAAAGTTTTATTACAAAATATTGCTTTTAAAGTATTTGATGGTTCTACTCAAGTTATTTGGATATCTATTATAAATGCATTAATAATTATTCCATTTCTTCTTTTGTTTACTTTTAGTGGATATTTAAGTGATAAGTACAATAAAAGAGATATTTTAATTTATGGTGCACTTTCTTCTTTATTATTATCAACTTTAGTAATTTTTGCTTATAGTACAAATAATTTCTACTTTGCTATGTTTACTCTATTTCTATTGGCTGTTCAAAGTGCAATTTATAGTCCTGCAAAATTTGGAATAATTATGGATATATATGGGAAAAAATATCTATCAAGAGGAAATGCAGCACTTCAATCTATATCAATTATTGCAATATTATTTGCAATAGGTACAGCTTCTTATTTTTTTGAAAGTTTTTATATTTCAAACAATCTTCATCTTTTGCAGAGTAAAGAAGAGCTTATGGAAGCAATTAAACCTCTTACATACTATATATTATTTGTTGCATTTTTAGAGATGTTTGTTTCATTTGTATTTTTAAGAAGAGTGGTGACTACTTATAATTCAAATAGTAATCTCGTTTTAAATAAAAAGGCTCTCTTTCAAGGGAAACTTTTAATTGAAAATATAAAGCTTATAAAAGAAAAAGATGTAATATTTTTAAGTGTAATTGGATTGTCTGTTTTTTGGGGAGTTTCTCAGGCAACAATGGCAGTTTTCCCATCTTATGCAAAGATGTACTTACATATTGATAATACATTTATTATAAATGGAGTAATTGCAGCCTCAGGTATTGGAATAGCAATGGGCTCAATATTATATGCAAAAATTTCAAGACATTATATTGAATTAGGAACTATTCCTTTAGCTGCTTTTGGGATGGCATTAACACTTTATATTTCAACAGTAGTTAATACTCCTTTTATGCTAGCTTTAAATTTCTTATTTTTCGGATTATTTGGAGGTTTGTTTATTGTTCCTCTGAATTCATTAATTCAATTTAATGCGAAAAAAAAGATTTTAGGTACCATTCTTGCAGGAAATAATTGGTTCCACTCACTAGCTATGTTCTTTATGTTAGCACTTACAACTTTTGTCTCTTTTTACAATTTAGATCCTCTCAAAACATTGTATTTAATTTTATTTATAATTATAGTTGGAACATTATATACAGTTGTGAAACTTCCACAATCACTAGTTCTTCTATTTTTAAAATTTATTGTAGGTTTAAGATATAAATTAGAGATAAATGGTATAAAAAATATCCCTTCAAATGGTGGAGTACTATTGTTAGGTAATCATATATCTTGGATAGATTGGGCAATAATTTTAATGTCTGTTCCAAGAGAAGTAAAATTTGTAATATTTAAACCAATTTATGAAAAGTGGTATTTAACGTGGCTTTTTAAATTGATACATGCTATACCAATTTCAAGTACAGTTAATAGAACAACAATAAAAACTATCGCAAGTGAGTTGGATGCAGGAAATGTAGTTGTTCTTTTTCCAGAAGGTACAATATCAAGAAATGGTCATTTAGGAGAGTTTAAAAGAGGTTTTGAAAAAGTTTTAGAAAGTTGTTCAACTGATGTAAAAGTAATTCCATTTTATCTAAGAGGATTATGGGAAACAATGTTTAGTAGAGCAAATAAGAAATTTAAAGAATCCAAAAAAACAAATATTGTAACTGTATGCTTTGGTAGAATTATGTCCAAAGAGAATGCAAATGTTCAAAGTGTAAAAAATGAAGTTTTTGCACTTTCAAGTATTGCATGGAGAGAACATATAAAGGAATTAAAACCTTTAAATGAGATTATTTTTAAAAGCTTAAAAGATTCATCTAATAGAACAATTTTTACTGATTCAACTGGAATTACTTTAAGTGGAACAAAATTTTTAACAGTTACTGTTTTATTTAAAAATATTTTCAAAAAAAGGTTAAACTCAAATAATATTGGAATATTATTACCAACAAGTAGTGCAGGTGCTTTTATAAATTATATGATTCTTTTGATGGGAAAGATAGCAATAAATTTGAATTTCACAGCATCAATTGAAAGTTTAAAGTTATCAATTAAAAAATCAGATATAAAAGTTATCATAACTTCAAAAAGATTTATTGATAAACTTGAATCTAGAGGAATAAAAATTTCAGAAATATTTTTTGATATTGAAGTACTATTTCTTGAAGAAGAACAAAAAAAGATAACTAAAATAGAATCTATATTTGTATATTTTTCAATCAAACTTTTACCTACTTTTTTATTAAAACTAATGTACTTGAAAAAAACTTCTAAAGATGCCACTTCTATCATTTTATTTTCTTCTGGAACTGAAGGAACACCTAAGGGAATTGAGCTTAGTGGAGATAATATTTTAGGAAATGCAGAACAAATAGCAAATATTTTAAATGTTAATGATGATGATGTAATTTTAGGTTCATTACCATTGTTTCATGCTTTTGGAATTGTAGTAACTACTTTTTTACCTTTAATACAAGGAATAAAATGTGCAGCTTTTGCAGATCCAACTGATGGATTAGGAATAGCTAAAATGGTAAGTAGAGAAAGAGTTTCTATAATGTGTGGAACATCAACATTCTTTAGGTTATATACAAAAAATACAAAAATCCATCCTTTGATGTTTGATAGTTTAAGATTGGTTGTCGCGGGTGCTGAGAAATTAAGAGAAGATGTAAGATTTGAATTTAAAAAAAGATTTGGAAAGGATATTCTTGAAGGCTATGGAACAACAGAAACTTCTCCAGTAGCTACTTGTAATCTTCCAGATAAAATTTCAGAAGATTTTGAAGTTCAAGTAGGTCAAAAGATTGGAACAGTTGGTATGGCAATACCTGGAACGGATATAAAAGTAGTAGATCAAATTACTTTTGAAGAGTTGAAAATTGGAGAGGAAGGAATGGTAATAATATCTGGTATTCAAGTAATGAAAGGATATTTAAAAGATGAAGAAAAAACTTCTAAAGTTCTAAAAAAACTAAAAAATAGAACATATTATATCACTGGGGATAAAGGAAGATTGGATACGGATGGTTTTTTAACTATTGTTGATAGATATTCAAGATTTGCAAAAATTGGTGGAGAGATGATAAGTCTTGGAGCCGTTGAAGAAAAAATTTCTAAAATTTTAGGTGATAATAGTATTGATTTTATAGCTTTGGCAAAAAGTGATGAGAAAAAAGGTGAAAAAATAGTATTACTAGTTTCAAATATAAGTTTAGAACTAATTGATAGTTTAAAACAAAGGATGATAAAAGAGTTTGATAATAAGTTGATGATACCAGAAACTATAAAACTAGTTGATGATATACCAAAACTTGGTAGTGGAAAAAAAGATTATGTAAAAGCAAAAGAGCTTTTAGATAGCTTGTAA
- a CDS encoding cation:dicarboxylate symporter family transporter, whose amino-acid sequence MEESIKTRTWVDYTLKSLAFWVIFGIIAGIIVGYVNPALGIEAKPGIDWFIKILKWLVGPIIFLTIIYGIVSLENLKELGSLGFKAFIYFEIVSTFALAIGVIFGNWFRPGDGMNLDVAALDTKSVEKYTSVDPNKVGDIWEILKNAIPTDPITPFLNGQTLQVLVMALTIAILISIFGGKYRPKILKPVEVAQNFFFKILIFIMWFSPIASFSAMSFLIGKFGIDSLINMASLLGVMLVSVLAFIFVILGLITAVFKINIFKFMRYIKKEVLIVFATSSSESALAPLMRRLENAGVNKSVTGLVLPTGYSFNLDCTNIYLALSIIFLSQAFNIPLTIEQQLFIILILMVTSKGAVGVTGSGFIVLAGTLGAMGGAIPMVTVAVLLGVDKFMSEIRAVGNLCGNAVAAVVVGVWDKKIDMEKFKYALDNPDKIKSTIG is encoded by the coding sequence TTGGAAGAATCAATAAAAACAAGAACTTGGGTAGACTATACGTTAAAAAGTCTAGCCTTTTGGGTTATCTTTGGGATAATCGCTGGGATTATAGTTGGTTATGTCAATCCTGCTTTAGGAATTGAAGCTAAACCTGGAATTGATTGGTTTATTAAAATACTAAAATGGTTAGTTGGACCAATTATATTTCTTACAATTATTTATGGAATTGTGAGTTTAGAAAATTTAAAAGAGTTAGGTAGTTTAGGTTTTAAAGCCTTCATTTACTTTGAAATAGTTAGTACTTTTGCTTTAGCAATTGGTGTTATTTTTGGTAACTGGTTTAGACCAGGAGATGGGATGAACTTGGATGTTGCTGCACTAGATACAAAAAGTGTTGAGAAATATACTAGTGTAGATCCAAATAAAGTTGGAGACATTTGGGAAATCCTAAAAAATGCTATTCCAACAGATCCTATTACTCCATTTTTAAATGGTCAAACTCTTCAAGTTTTAGTTATGGCTTTAACTATAGCTATTTTAATATCTATCTTTGGTGGAAAATATAGACCAAAAATTCTAAAACCTGTTGAAGTTGCTCAAAACTTCTTCTTTAAAATATTAATCTTTATTATGTGGTTTTCTCCAATTGCAAGTTTTTCTGCAATGTCATTTTTAATTGGTAAATTTGGAATAGATTCTTTAATTAATATGGCTAGTCTTTTAGGTGTTATGCTTGTATCTGTTTTAGCATTTATATTTGTTATTCTTGGATTAATTACTGCTGTATTTAAAATTAATATTTTTAAGTTTATGAGATACATAAAAAAAGAAGTTTTAATAGTATTTGCTACATCTTCAAGTGAATCTGCACTTGCTCCTTTAATGAGAAGATTAGAAAATGCTGGAGTAAATAAATCAGTTACAGGATTAGTTTTACCTACAGGATACTCATTTAATCTTGATTGTACAAATATCTATCTTGCTTTATCAATTATATTCTTATCGCAAGCATTTAATATTCCTCTTACAATTGAGCAACAATTATTTATTATTTTAATCTTAATGGTTACTTCAAAAGGTGCAGTAGGGGTTACAGGTTCAGGATTTATAGTTCTTGCTGGAACACTTGGTGCTATGGGTGGAGCAATTCCTATGGTTACAGTTGCTGTTTTACTTGGAGTTGATAAATTCATGAGTGAAATTAGAGCAGTTGGAAATCTTTGTGGAAATGCAGTAGCAGCAGTTGTTGTTGGTGTTTGGGACAAAAAGATTGATATGGAAAAATTCAAGTATGCTCTTGATAATCCAGATAAAATCAAAAGTACTATTGGTTAA
- a CDS encoding ankyrin repeat domain-containing protein encodes MCSNIFLNSKLNQKNSSTIFTELIENNSWDILIKMFSLRILDVNTRDCKGRNALYWAMLKNKADVIKILIDLNIDQFVSPNLLAMNFAVYLDNVKVLRCLKNCGLDLDVIDEVNTTPLIYAILYKKSNSIKFLLSNGADVNHEDFMGNCPKNLI; translated from the coding sequence ATGTGTAGTAATATATTTTTAAATAGTAAGTTAAATCAAAAAAATTCTTCAACAATATTTACGGAATTAATAGAAAATAATAGTTGGGATATTTTAATAAAAATGTTTTCTTTAAGAATTTTAGATGTAAACACTCGAGATTGTAAAGGAAGAAATGCTTTATACTGGGCTATGTTAAAAAATAAAGCAGATGTAATTAAAATATTAATTGATTTAAATATAGATCAATTTGTAAGTCCAAATCTTTTAGCTATGAATTTTGCAGTTTATCTTGACAATGTAAAAGTTTTAAGATGTTTAAAAAATTGTGGTTTAGATTTAGATGTTATAGATGAGGTAAACACAACACCACTTATTTATGCAATTTTATATAAGAAATCAAATAGTATAAAATTTTTATTAAGCAATGGAGCAGATGTAAATCACGAAGATTTTATGGGGAATTGTCCAAAAAATTTAATATAA
- a CDS encoding DUF350 domain-containing protein → MEISLFLSFLGFFITAVILVVAFLYLYAIVTPYDDYNLIFEGNNIAAALGFGGAIIGVSIPLYSALVHSVSYIDFAIWGIIAILIQLIFAFIVTRLNGKYSFKSKIVEGIIPVGILMAFLSIAIGLLNAGSMSY, encoded by the coding sequence ATGGAAATTAGCTTATTCTTGAGTTTCTTAGGATTTTTTATTACAGCAGTTATACTTGTAGTTGCGTTTCTTTATTTATATGCCATTGTTACACCTTATGATGATTATAATTTAATTTTCGAAGGTAATAACATTGCAGCAGCATTAGGATTTGGAGGAGCAATTATTGGAGTTTCAATTCCTTTATATAGTGCTTTAGTTCACTCTGTTTCTTATATAGATTTTGCTATTTGGGGAATAATTGCAATTTTAATTCAATTAATATTTGCATTTATAGTTACTAGATTAAATGGAAAATACTCTTTTAAATCAAAAATTGTTGAGGGTATAATTCCTGTCGGAATTTTAATGGCATTTTTATCAATTGCGATTGGTTTATTAAATGCTGGTTCAATGAGTTATTAA
- the chrA gene encoding chromate efflux transporter, producing the protein MSNLIDIFYRFLLLGLVSFGGPIAHIAYFRKTFVDKLKWLDDESYTKIVVLSQFLPGPSSSQVGFTIGLRRGGIWGAILAFIAFTLPSFIFLYLIWYFGILKNDSIYVNSVIYALKLFAVVVVLDATLSMFKSFCKDKITITIFFLASILLIFFSSVFNQIFVLFLCVIFGFLFIKSEIKTKEKIVSPNFLILSIFLALLFLAFSYEFKNELLNLFFDFYKSGSLVFGGGHVVLPLLQESLGEKVINDTFLVAYSLAQTVSGPMFTIATYLGADIIKESPFLGAIIATFGIFLGGFLLILSFYKSFESFSKNEKLSRVIKAINAGVVALLFATLINTIIPSAIYSIFDAVLVLIGFVLVRYLKVNIFYIILGFIFIFSIKALFS; encoded by the coding sequence ATGTCAAATTTAATAGATATATTTTATAGATTTTTACTCTTGGGCTTAGTTAGTTTTGGTGGACCAATAGCTCATATAGCTTACTTTAGAAAAACTTTTGTAGATAAACTAAAATGGCTTGATGATGAGAGTTACACAAAAATTGTAGTTCTTAGTCAATTCTTACCAGGACCTAGCTCTTCACAAGTTGGATTTACAATAGGTCTAAGAAGAGGTGGTATTTGGGGAGCAATTTTGGCTTTTATAGCTTTTACTCTTCCCTCATTTATTTTTTTATATCTTATTTGGTACTTTGGAATTTTAAAAAATGATAGTATTTATGTAAATAGTGTAATATATGCTTTAAAACTTTTTGCAGTGGTTGTGGTGCTTGATGCAACTTTAAGTATGTTTAAAAGTTTTTGTAAAGATAAAATTACGATAACTATTTTCTTTTTAGCATCTATTTTACTTATATTTTTTAGTTCAGTATTTAATCAAATCTTTGTTTTATTTTTATGTGTAATTTTTGGTTTTTTATTTATTAAAAGTGAAATAAAAACGAAAGAAAAAATTGTTTCTCCAAATTTTTTAATTTTATCAATATTTTTAGCTCTTTTATTTTTAGCATTTAGCTATGAGTTTAAAAATGAATTATTAAATCTATTTTTTGATTTCTATAAAAGTGGTAGTTTAGTTTTTGGTGGAGGACATGTTGTTTTACCATTATTGCAAGAGAGCTTAGGTGAAAAAGTAATTAATGACACATTTTTAGTTGCTTACTCATTAGCTCAAACAGTTAGTGGACCAATGTTTACAATAGCAACTTACTTAGGCGCTGATATTATAAAAGAGAGTCCATTTTTAGGGGCAATTATTGCAACTTTTGGGATATTTCTTGGAGGTTTCTTACTAATACTGTCATTTTATAAAAGTTTTGAAAGCTTTTCAAAAAATGAAAAACTATCAAGAGTTATAAAAGCAATAAATGCTGGTGTTGTTGCTCTTTTATTTGCAACATTGATAAATACAATAATACCAAGTGCTATATATTCTATATTTGATGCAGTGTTAGTTTTAATTGGATTTGTTTTAGTTAGATATTTAAAAGTTAATATTTTTTATATTATTTTAGGATTTATATTTATATTTTCAATAAAAGCACTTTTTTCTTAG
- a CDS encoding thioredoxin family protein, which yields MKIEILGTGCSKCKALEEATRKAVAQIGGFHEIVKVEDMIEIMNYQIMSTPALVVDGEVKSAGKLLSVDDIVKILSK from the coding sequence ATGAAAATAGAAATTTTAGGAACAGGTTGTAGTAAGTGTAAAGCACTAGAAGAGGCTACAAGAAAAGCAGTTGCTCAAATTGGTGGATTTCATGAAATAGTAAAAGTTGAAGATATGATAGAAATTATGAATTATCAAATTATGAGTACTCCAGCACTTGTTGTAGATGGTGAAGTTAAATCAGCTGGAAAATTACTAAGTGTTGATGATATTGTAAAAATTTTATCAAAATAG
- a CDS encoding permease, translating into MFGWWDSLSAKFVFDILGLVKGTQLGDAVHFFIFDTVKIFILLISIIYFITFIQSYFPLEKIRVYLSGKSKIVGHVLAGVFGIITPFCSCSAIPLFLGFLQARIPLGVAFTYLVSAPLSDPVVFALLASIFGFKVAILYVLFGVIISIIAGLIIGFMKMEKEVLIEVKPLDNITYTDDKTLFKHRAKESWYYSVDIFKKIYLYIIIGVGVGAFIHGFIPADFIAKYAGGDVWYAPIIAVLAGIPMYSNELGVLPIIEVLTQKGVLIGTAISFMMAVVALSLPEAMILKRILSIKLIAIFFSIVGFAILIVGYLLNYLVG; encoded by the coding sequence ATGTTTGGATGGTGGGACAGCTTAAGTGCTAAATTTGTATTCGATATATTAGGACTTGTAAAAGGTACACAACTTGGTGATGCTGTTCATTTTTTTATATTTGATACAGTAAAAATATTCATATTGTTAATAAGTATAATATACTTTATTACATTTATACAAAGTTATTTCCCATTGGAAAAAATAAGAGTTTATTTAAGTGGAAAAAGCAAAATTGTAGGACATGTTTTAGCTGGAGTATTTGGAATTATAACTCCATTTTGTTCTTGTAGTGCAATACCTCTTTTCTTAGGATTTTTACAAGCTAGAATTCCTTTAGGAGTTGCTTTTACATATTTAGTTTCTGCACCACTTAGTGACCCAGTTGTATTTGCTTTATTAGCTTCAATATTTGGATTTAAAGTAGCAATACTTTATGTACTTTTTGGAGTAATTATATCAATTATAGCAGGACTTATTATTGGTTTTATGAAGATGGAAAAAGAAGTTTTAATCGAAGTTAAACCTCTTGATAACATAACTTATACAGATGATAAGACTTTATTTAAACATAGAGCTAAAGAGTCATGGTATTACTCTGTTGATATATTCAAAAAAATATATTTATATATAATAATTGGAGTAGGTGTTGGTGCATTTATTCATGGGTTTATTCCTGCTGATTTTATTGCAAAATACGCAGGTGGAGATGTTTGGTACGCTCCAATAATAGCAGTTCTTGCTGGAATTCCTATGTATTCAAATGAATTAGGGGTTTTACCTATAATTGAAGTATTAACTCAAAAAGGTGTTTTAATAGGAACAGCAATATCATTTATGATGGCAGTAGTTGCTCTTAGTTTACCTGAAGCTATGATTTTAAAAAGAATATTATCTATAAAATTAATAGCAATATTTTTTAGTATAGTAGGTTTTGCAATACTAATTGTTGGATATTTATTAAATTATTTAGTAGGATAA